In the Azospirillum humicireducens genome, GGCTGCGCTCGAGGGTGGGTTCAAGACGGTGAACACCGGTTCCGGGCTCGCCGCCATCGCGGTCGCCCTGTCGGCTTTCACCAAGGCCGGCGACCATGTGCTGATCACCGACAGCGCCTATGGCCCGACGCGCCGCTTCGCCAAGGAGACGCTGGCCCCCTACGGCGTGGAGGTGGAGTTCTACGATCCCTGCATCGGAGCCGGCATCGACGCCCTCCTGCGGTCGAACACCAGCGTGGTCTTCCTCGAATCGCCGGGATCGCTGACCTTCGAGGTGCAGGATGTGCCGGCCATCGCCGCGGCGGCGAAGAAGGCCGGCGCCACGGTGATGATCGACAACACCTGGGCAACCCCGCTGTTCTTCCGCCCGTTCGACCATGGCGTCGACGTGTCCATCCATGCCGCCACCAAATACATGGTGGGCCATGCCGACGCGATGCTGGGCGTCGTCACCTGCCGCGATGAGGCGACCTGGGTCGCGGTGAAGAAGGCGGCCACGCGATTCGGCATCTGCGGCGGGCCGGACGACCTCTATCTCGGCCTGCGTGGCCTGCGGACGCTGTCGGTGCGCATGCGCCAGCACCAGGAAAGCGCGCTGGCGCTCGCCGACTGGCTGGCAGCCCGGCCGGAGGTGACGCGCGTGCTGCACCCTGCCCGTCCCGATTTCCCGGGCCATGCCCTGTGGAAGCGCGACTTCACCGGGTCGAGCGGGCTGTTCTCGATCGTCATCAATCAAGTCCCGCGCAAAGCACTCGCCGCGATGCTGGACGGAATGGAGCTGTTCGGCATGGGCTACAGCTGGGGCGGCTTCGAAAGCCTGATCCTGCCGACCCGGCCGGCGGCAGTGCGTTCCGCCACCCGCTGGACCGATCCGGGGCAGGTCCTGCGCCTGCATGCCGGGCTGGAAAGCGCCGACGACCTGATCCGCGACCTGGATGCCGGCTTCCGCCGGATGGCCGCCGCCCTCTGAGGGACTGACCAGTGAGGAGTGATTTGCCATGACGGACACACCGTCCCTCGATGCGGCGCCGTACGAAGAAATTCTCGCCGCCATCCGCTTCACCGCCGACGGTCTCGTGCCCGCCATCGCCCAGGCGGACGGCACCGGCGAGATCCTGATGATGGCCTGGATGAACCGCGATTCGGTCGTGGAGACGCTGGCGACCGGCCGGGTCTGCTACTGGTCGCGCTCTCGTGGCGGGCTTTGGCGCAAGGGAGAGACCTCCGGCCAGATGCAGCGCTTGAAGGACTTCCGGGTGGACTGCGACGGCGATACCCTGCTGCTGATCGTGGAGCAGGACGGCGTCGCCTGCCACACTGGGCGGCGCAGCTGCTTCTATCGCGCCTGGCGCGACGGGCGGCTGGAGACCATCCAGGAGGTCCAGACCGATCCCGCCATCCTGTATGGCGGGCATTCCCACAGCCACGGCTGAGACGGCCGGACGCGAAGCGAGTCGCAGCCACGGCAGTGACCGCTCGCGACCGATCCTTGATCCACATCAACGCCGCGATCCCACCGAAGGGTATAGAAACACTCTTGTCTCTAACCCTCCCTGTATATGACTGCACCGGGCGTTCCCATGAACGCCCGGTTATTTTTTACGCGGCGGCCGCCCTCGCAATGTCGGTCGGCGGCAGGCGCGTTTGCGCCGCCGAATCTCTTTCGGACGATCCGCTCAGGCACGTCATCCGACCTGGGCCTAGTGCCGTCTGTTACGCAACATGCCCTTCGGCACGGCGACCGGTGGCCTTTTGCAAGCCAATACCTGTCCATAAGGCAAAAAAAACCCGCTCTCTGTCGCAAAAACAGCCCGCTTCCAGTCACAAATACATAAAATATAGAAACATAAAACTCCTATTGTCTAAACAATCTATGATTATCTGTGTCATTTCCCCAAACTCCCTTTGTACTGCCCCTTTATCGCTTTTCGACCTCCCCGCGCCCATGGTTAACATATAGTTAATCGTTAACAACACGTTAACGGCACTGATGGAGAGACGCCATGCGCCAGTTCTGGGGGACTTCGAACAACGACACCATGACCGGCACCGCCACTGACGACCGTCTCGACGGTCTGGACGGCAACGACCGTGTCTACGGCGCCGGCGGGAACGATCTGCTGTATGGCGAACGCGGAAACGACTCGCTGATCGGTGGGCTGGGCAACGACAAGCTCTATGGCGGCGACGGCAACGACTGGCTCGGCGACCCCTATGGCAAGGATGAACCCGGAAACGATTCGATGTGGGGCGATGCCGGAAACGACCAACTGTTCGGCGGTGAGGGAAACGATTGGCTGAACGGCGGCACAGGCGACGACATCGTCAAGGGCATGCGCGGCGACGACACCATGATCGGCGGCAGCGGCAATGACATCCTGTACGACAGCTACCGCGACGGCGGCGCCGACCTGTTCCAGCCAGGCACCGGCAATGACAGCATGGTCAGCTACTATGACGGTCTGTCCGACCGCTTCCTGATCGAACAGGCCACCGGCGGCTTCGGCACCGACACGATCACCTATTTCGAAAAGGGCATCGACCAGATCGAGTTCCGCGGCTATGCCGCCTGGGAAATGGGGATGACCAGCAACGGCTCGGCCACCACCTTCAGCTTCGCCGACGGCTCCTCGCTGACGGTCGACCAAATCGGGCTCAACGCCGGTCACGACTTCATCTTCACCTGACCTGCCCGGACGGAGGACTCCCGCGGGCGAAGGGGTCACCCCATCGGCGCGCGGAACCTCCTCACGGCTTGCGCTGTTGCAGCGACGGACATGTCTGCGCAGCCAGAAGATAGGGTCAAGAACCGATGGACCAAAGCCGCCAAACCTTCCGACCGTGCCGCTTCCTGCTGTCGGTGCCCCTGCTCCCGGTCTTGGCGCTCGGCGCCTGCGCCGGTTCCTCCGACATGGGCGGAGTGCCTTCGGCGGAGGTCGCGACCAGACCGCCGATCGAACTGGTCGGCCTGACGGTGCAGACGCCGGACGGACGGCGCATCCTGGGCAACGTCTCCGATCTGGTGATCGGGCCGGCCAACCGGGTGGAGCAGGCGATCGTCACGGTCGGGGCACCCCGCTACCCGACGGAGTACAAGGTGACGGTCAACAGCGAAAACCTGCGCTATGCCCACAACCGACAGGCCGTGATCCTCAGCGGCATGTCGGTGGAACAGTTTGCAGCCCTGCCGCCCACCGGCGTCAGCGACCGCATGATGTCGCTCGGCGGCGGTCCCGGCGGTACTCCCCTCGCGGCCGGTGGCACGGCGCCGACCAATTGGGCGGGAGCCACCCAGCCCCGCTGATCTCCTTCACTGGCCCTTTCCCGCTGGAAACGCACGCATGAAAAAAGGGGGCCGGACGAACCGGCCCCCATTTCCGTTCAGACATCCGTTCGGGCTTTCCGCCGTCACTTGCCCTGAAGTTGCTTCATGATGTCGTCGGCCTGGTTGTTTTCCTGACCACCGGGAGCAGCGCCGAAGGGCGGAGCCACGTCCTGGTTGTCGAAGGCCGGAATCTCGATCTTCACGTCTTCCAGGTTGATCGCCGGGCCCTTGTCACGGCCGGCATCCACCAACTGCGGGAAGGCGATGACGAGCGCGACCATGATGAGCTGGATGACCACGAAGGGCACCGCACCCCAATAGATCTGACCCGTGGTGATCCTTGCGATCTTCTGCCCGGTAATCTTGTCGATGTAGTCCGTCTTCGGCGCCACCGACCGCAGGAAGAACAGGGCGAAACCGAAGGGCGGGTGCATGAAGCTGGTCTGCATGTTCACGCCCAGCAGCACGCCGAACCAGATCAGATCGATGCCCAGCTTATCCGCCACCGGCCCCAGCAGGGGGACGATGATGAATGCCAGCTCGAAGAAATCGAGGAAGAAGGCCAGCACGAAGATCAGGATGTTGCAGACGATCAGGAAGCCCAGCTGGCCGCCCGGCAGGCTGGTCATCAGATGCTCGACCCAGAGGTCGCCGTTGACGGCGCGGAACACCAGGCCGAACACGGTCGAACCGATCAGGATGAAGACCACGAAGGACGACAGCTTGGCCGTGGAGTCCATCGCCTGACGCATCAGGCTCCAGCTGAGCTGGCGCTTGGCCAGCGCCAGCAGGATGGCGCCGGCAGCACCCATGGCGCCGCCTTCGGTCGGTGTGGCAATGCCGATGAAGATGGTGCCCAGCACCAGGAAGATCAGCACCAGCGGCGGCACCAGCGAGGTGATGACCCGCAGAAGCAGCTTGGTGCCGCGCAACGTGCGGGCCTCCAGCGGCAGGGCCGGAACCGACTCCGGACGAATGATGCTGGTGACCAGAATGTAACCGGCATAAAGCCCGGTCAGCACGAGGCCGGGGATCAGAGCGCCGGCATACATGTCGCCGACCGAGCGGCCGAGCTGGTCGGCCAGAACGATCAGCACCAGCGACGGCGGGATGATCTGGGCCAGCGTGCCTGACGCTGCGATGACACCGGACGCGATCCGGCGGTCATAGCCGTAGCGCAGCATGATCGGCAGCGAGATCAGGCCCATGGAGATGACCGACGCGGCGACGACGCCGGTGGTCGCCGCCAGCAGCGCGCCGACGAAGATCACCGCATAGGCCAGACCGCCACGGATCGGGCCGAACAGCTGCCCGATTGTGTCGAGCAGATCCTCGGCCATGCCGGAGCGTTCCAGGATCAGGCCCATGAAGGTGAAGAAGGGAATGGCCAGCAGCGTGTCGTTGCGCATGATGCCGAACACGCGCTCCGGCAGCGCCTGCATCAGCGCCGGGGTCAGCAGACCCAGCTCGATGCCGATCAGGCCGAACAGGAGACCGTTGGCGGCCAGCGCGAAGGCGACCGGGAAACCCATCAACAGGAAAAGCACCAGGGCGCCGAACATCAGCGGCGCCATATTGGCGGTTACGAACTCGACCATCAGGGGCGCTCCCGGTCCTTAGGAATGGCTGTGCATCTTCTCGCCCGGCTCGTCACGATGGCCGGTGAGATAGGCGATGCGCTTGATCAGCTCCGACACACCCTGTGCGGTGAGCAGGAAGAAACCGACCGGGACCAGGATCTTCGCGGGCCAACGGATCAGGCCGCCGGCATCGCTGGACATCTCATGAGTGAGATAGCTGTCCAGGAACATCGGCCAGGACAGCACCGTGATCAGGATCGTCATCGGGAACATGAAGACCAGGATCCCGAAGATGTCGACCCATGCCTGTACCCGCTTGGAGAAGCGACCCAGAATGATGTCGATGCGGATGTGTTCATTGCGCAGGAACGTATATCCGGCGCACAGCAGGAACACGGCTGAGAACAGGTACCATTGCAACTCCAACCATGCGTTGGAGCTGGTGTTCAACCCGTAACGGATGACCGCGTTGGCCGAACTGACGACGACGGCGACCAGCACGAGCCAGTATGCAAGCTTGCCGATGCCCTCGTTCAAGGCATCGATCAGGCAGCTTAGTTTGAGCAGACCTCTCAAAGGAGAAACCTCCCTGTTGCAGGGGGCGCGGCCTTGGCCGTCCCCTTTTGCTTTTGTTGCAGCCGCATAGACACGGCAAGTCGCAACCCTCTCTCGGACGGAGGGTATACCAAAAGATAGGATTGGACGGGACTATTCCTTCCCGGGCATTAACCGGCAAGGGCTACGTTGGAGCTACGTAGAAACACGTAGAACCGATTGCGGTACGGACCGGCGGTTTCCGCTCCGGATCCGTGTCATTCGTCCATCGGGATGTCCGCAATGCGCCAGCCATCCTCGCCCAGGCATTCCAGCGGGTGGAACTTGGCCTTGTAGGCCATCTTGCGGCTGTGGGCGATCCAATAGCCGAGATAGACATAGGGCATGCCGGCCAGCCGGGCCCGTTCGATCAGGCCGAGGATCATGAAGGTGCCGAGGCTGCGGCGGTCCTGCGCCGCGTCGTAGAAGCTGTAGACTGCCGAATAGCCATCCGACAACCGGTCGGTCAGCATGCAACCCACCAGTTGACCGCGCTCGTCGCGGGCCTCCAACAGGCTGGTGTCCGCCCTGCCCTCGTCGACCATGGCCGAAAAGTCGCCCATCGCCATGCGGGCCATGTCGGAATCGCCGTGGCGGGAATTCTGGTAGAGCGAGAAAAGCCGGTATTGCTCGGAGGTGGCGTAGGCCGGCCGTTCGGCCAGTGTAACACCGCTGTTCAGCTTCAGAACTCTCCGTTGCGAGCGCGACGGTATGAACTCCGCCACCGGCACACGGACCGGCACACAGGCCTGGCAGTTGGGGCAGACCGGGCGATAGACGATGTCGTGGCTTCGACGGAAGCCGGCACGCGACAGGGTGGAGTTCACCTCCGTCGCGTAGGGACCGATCAGGCGCGTGAACAGCTTGCGCTCCACGCGTCCGGGCAGATAGGGACAGGGCATGGGCCCCGACCGGAAGAATTGCTGCAGGGGACGCTGCGGCGGCTGGATGACCGACATTCTGACCGACAACCACCACGACAGAGAGGACGATGCGGAGGAGCGTCGCCGCCCCTCCGCCGGACCCGCAGCTTACTGCGACTGGCTCTGAACCGCCAGAGGAGGCTGGACGCCGAAGAAGGCCTGGGCGATCTCCGTCGTGATGATGCTCAATTGCAGTTGGATCCAGTCGAGATACTCGTGCAGGCCGTCGCGCAGCACCGCGTCGATCGGACGGGACAGCAGGGCCGCCAGCAACTCGTCCACCCGCTCCATCGCCGCCGACCCGCCGCGAAGTTCATAGCGGGAGCGCATCCTGGTCAGCACGCCGTCGATCTGCCGCACGCACATCACCACCGAGCGCGGGAACCCCTCGTTGAACAGCATGAAGCCGGCAACCGTGGTCGGCGACATTCCTCGGGGATAGACGCGGCGGAAGGCGTGATAGCCGGCGGTGCAGCGCAGAACCGTCGTCCATTGGCTGACGTCCAGCGTGGACCCGACATCCAGCGGCGACGGCAGCAGCGTGTGGTATTTGATGTCGAGGAGGCGTGTGGTCTGGTCCGCCCGCTCGATATACTTGCCCATCTGGTAGAAATACCAACCCTGGTCGCGGTAGAACGTGCCCTCGGTGATCCCGGTGTGGGTCTGGCACTCCTCCTTGATCCAGGTGCAGACCTTGGACAGGTTCTGCGTCGCCACATCCTTGACCGACATCTCCAGCAGCTTGTTGTGGAAGACGTTGATCTGCGTCCACATCTCCGTCGAGATCCAGGGGCGCAGGGTCCGCGCGTTCTCCCGCGCCATCCGCAGCATCGACAGCAGCGAATTCTGGTTCTGCGCGTCGAACATGTAATAGTGGATCACCGCTTCCGCCGTCGGGCGGTCGTGACGGCTGAAGAAATCCTTCTCGTCGGCGTTCAGCTGGACAATGGAGAACCAGTTGGTCGCCCCGCGGGTGTCGCGCGCGAAGGTTTCGTGCACGTCCATGATGCGGGCCAGATTCTCGGCCCGCTCCATGTAGCGGGCCATCCAGAAAATGCACTCGGCGTAACGGGACAGCAGGTTCATGCCGCACCACCTTCCAGAACCCAGGTGTCCTTCGAGCCGCCGCCCTGGGACGAATTGACGATCAGCGTGCCCTTCTTCAGCGCCACGCGCGACAGGCCGCCGGGCAGGACCCAGGTGCTCTTGCCGGTGATGGCGAAGGGGCGCAGATCGACGTGGCGCGGCTCGATGGCGTCGTCGCAGACGGTCGGGCAGACCGACAGGTCGACGACCGGCTGGCTGATGTAGTTGGATGGATCGGCCAACAGCTTGGCCCGGCAATCCTCCAGTTCCGCCTTGCTTGCGCGCGGACCGATGGTGATGCCGTAACCGCCGGCCTCGCCCACCGGCTTCACCACCAGATCGGCCAGATTGTCCAGCGTGTATTGCAGGGCGTCCGGTTCGCGGCAGATGCGGGTGTCGACGTTGGGGATGATCGGGTCCTGGTCCAGGTAGTATTTGATCATCCGCGGCACATAGCAGTAGACCGCCTTGTCGTCGGCCACACCGGTGCCGATGGCGTTCGCCAGCGCGACATTGCCCTTGCGGTAGGCCTCCAGAATGCCGGGCACGCCCAGCAGGCTGTCGGGGTTGAAAGCCTTTGGATCGAGGAAGGCGTCGTCCAGCCGACGGTAGATGGAATGGACCGGGGCCAGGCCGTTGGTCGTCTTCATGAAGACGCGGTCGTTGTCCACCACCAGATCGCGGCCCTCGACCAGCGGCACGCCCATCTCGCGCGCCAGGAAGATGTGCTCGAAATAGGCGGAGTTGTAGGTGCCCGGCGACAGCAACACCACCTGCGGGTCGTCGACCGGCGCGATCTCCACCATCGCGTCGAGCAGCTTGTGGCCATAATTGTCCACCGGCCGGATGCCGATGTCCTGCATCAGGTCGGGGAAGACCCGCTGCATCATATGGCGGTTTTCGACGACGTAGGAGACGCCCGACGGAACGCGCCCATTGTCCTCCAGCACCCGGAAGGTGCCATGGCGGTCGCGCACCAGATCGGTGCCCATGATGTGGATGTAGGTGTTGAAGGGAACGTCCAGCCCGATCATCTGCGGGCGGAAATTGTGGTTCCCCTCGACCAGATCCCTCGGAATCACCCCGTCCTTCAGAATCTTCTGGTCGTGATAGATATCGTGCAGGAACAGGTTCAGCGCGGCGACCCGCTGAGTAACGCCCGCCTCCAGATGCTTCCATTCCTGCGCGGAGATCACCCGCGGGATGACGTCGAACGGCAGGATGCGGTCGACGGCGTCCTTGTCGGAATAGACGATGAAGGTGATGCCGAGATTGTAAAGCTCCCGCTCCGCATCCTGCGCGCGTCGGCGCAGTTCATCGAAATCGAGTGCGGCCAGCCTCTGGCGGATCAGCGCCGTATGTTCGGCTGGTAAATCCATGGCTCCGAACAATTCGTCGAAGTACAGGCCAGGATTGTAGGATGACAAAAGGTCGGACGGTTTGCCCTCGGGTACGCTCACAGACTCCCCCGCGCTTGTATCTGACCGATCATCGCGGGCCGGGCGGCATCGCCCCGGCCATGTCGCATTGTGCAGGAAGTATGACCCATCGCCGCGCGCTTTGAACAGGGC is a window encoding:
- a CDS encoding calcium-binding protein, which gives rise to MRQFWGTSNNDTMTGTATDDRLDGLDGNDRVYGAGGNDLLYGERGNDSLIGGLGNDKLYGGDGNDWLGDPYGKDEPGNDSMWGDAGNDQLFGGEGNDWLNGGTGDDIVKGMRGDDTMIGGSGNDILYDSYRDGGADLFQPGTGNDSMVSYYDGLSDRFLIEQATGGFGTDTITYFEKGIDQIEFRGYAAWEMGMTSNGSATTFSFADGSSLTVDQIGLNAGHDFIFT
- a CDS encoding arginyltransferase, translating into MSVIQPPQRPLQQFFRSGPMPCPYLPGRVERKLFTRLIGPYATEVNSTLSRAGFRRSHDIVYRPVCPNCQACVPVRVPVAEFIPSRSQRRVLKLNSGVTLAERPAYATSEQYRLFSLYQNSRHGDSDMARMAMGDFSAMVDEGRADTSLLEARDERGQLVGCMLTDRLSDGYSAVYSFYDAAQDRRSLGTFMILGLIERARLAGMPYVYLGYWIAHSRKMAYKAKFHPLECLGEDGWRIADIPMDE
- a CDS encoding PRC-barrel domain-containing protein: MDQSRQTFRPCRFLLSVPLLPVLALGACAGSSDMGGVPSAEVATRPPIELVGLTVQTPDGRRILGNVSDLVIGPANRVEQAIVTVGAPRYPTEYKVTVNSENLRYAHNRQAVILSGMSVEQFAALPPTGVSDRMMSLGGGPGGTPLAAGGTAPTNWAGATQPR
- a CDS encoding TRAP transporter small permease subunit: MRGLLKLSCLIDALNEGIGKLAYWLVLVAVVVSSANAVIRYGLNTSSNAWLELQWYLFSAVFLLCAGYTFLRNEHIRIDIILGRFSKRVQAWVDIFGILVFMFPMTILITVLSWPMFLDSYLTHEMSSDAGGLIRWPAKILVPVGFFLLTAQGVSELIKRIAYLTGHRDEPGEKMHSHS
- a CDS encoding alpha-E domain-containing protein; this translates as MNLLSRYAECIFWMARYMERAENLARIMDVHETFARDTRGATNWFSIVQLNADEKDFFSRHDRPTAEAVIHYYMFDAQNQNSLLSMLRMARENARTLRPWISTEMWTQINVFHNKLLEMSVKDVATQNLSKVCTWIKEECQTHTGITEGTFYRDQGWYFYQMGKYIERADQTTRLLDIKYHTLLPSPLDVGSTLDVSQWTTVLRCTAGYHAFRRVYPRGMSPTTVAGFMLFNEGFPRSVVMCVRQIDGVLTRMRSRYELRGGSAAMERVDELLAALLSRPIDAVLRDGLHEYLDWIQLQLSIITTEIAQAFFGVQPPLAVQSQSQ
- a CDS encoding circularly permuted type 2 ATP-grasp protein codes for the protein MDLPAEHTALIRQRLAALDFDELRRRAQDAERELYNLGITFIVYSDKDAVDRILPFDVIPRVISAQEWKHLEAGVTQRVAALNLFLHDIYHDQKILKDGVIPRDLVEGNHNFRPQMIGLDVPFNTYIHIMGTDLVRDRHGTFRVLEDNGRVPSGVSYVVENRHMMQRVFPDLMQDIGIRPVDNYGHKLLDAMVEIAPVDDPQVVLLSPGTYNSAYFEHIFLAREMGVPLVEGRDLVVDNDRVFMKTTNGLAPVHSIYRRLDDAFLDPKAFNPDSLLGVPGILEAYRKGNVALANAIGTGVADDKAVYCYVPRMIKYYLDQDPIIPNVDTRICREPDALQYTLDNLADLVVKPVGEAGGYGITIGPRASKAELEDCRAKLLADPSNYISQPVVDLSVCPTVCDDAIEPRHVDLRPFAITGKSTWVLPGGLSRVALKKGTLIVNSSQGGGSKDTWVLEGGAA
- the hisI gene encoding phosphoribosyl-AMP cyclohydrolase, with the translated sequence MTDTPSLDAAPYEEILAAIRFTADGLVPAIAQADGTGEILMMAWMNRDSVVETLATGRVCYWSRSRGGLWRKGETSGQMQRLKDFRVDCDGDTLLLIVEQDGVACHTGRRSCFYRAWRDGRLETIQEVQTDPAILYGGHSHSHG
- the metC gene encoding cystathionine beta-lyase — its product is MKDVTQDTILVHAGRDPRNNHGIVNPPVYHCSTVLFPTLDALEESDRNTLEGVHYGRMGTPTTFAFEEAAAALEGGFKTVNTGSGLAAIAVALSAFTKAGDHVLITDSAYGPTRRFAKETLAPYGVEVEFYDPCIGAGIDALLRSNTSVVFLESPGSLTFEVQDVPAIAAAAKKAGATVMIDNTWATPLFFRPFDHGVDVSIHAATKYMVGHADAMLGVVTCRDEATWVAVKKAATRFGICGGPDDLYLGLRGLRTLSVRMRQHQESALALADWLAARPEVTRVLHPARPDFPGHALWKRDFTGSSGLFSIVINQVPRKALAAMLDGMELFGMGYSWGGFESLILPTRPAAVRSATRWTDPGQVLRLHAGLESADDLIRDLDAGFRRMAAAL
- a CDS encoding TRAP transporter large permease, which produces MVEFVTANMAPLMFGALVLFLLMGFPVAFALAANGLLFGLIGIELGLLTPALMQALPERVFGIMRNDTLLAIPFFTFMGLILERSGMAEDLLDTIGQLFGPIRGGLAYAVIFVGALLAATTGVVAASVISMGLISLPIMLRYGYDRRIASGVIAASGTLAQIIPPSLVLIVLADQLGRSVGDMYAGALIPGLVLTGLYAGYILVTSIIRPESVPALPLEARTLRGTKLLLRVITSLVPPLVLIFLVLGTIFIGIATPTEGGAMGAAGAILLALAKRQLSWSLMRQAMDSTAKLSSFVVFILIGSTVFGLVFRAVNGDLWVEHLMTSLPGGQLGFLIVCNILIFVLAFFLDFFELAFIIVPLLGPVADKLGIDLIWFGVLLGVNMQTSFMHPPFGFALFFLRSVAPKTDYIDKITGQKIARITTGQIYWGAVPFVVIQLIMVALVIAFPQLVDAGRDKGPAINLEDVKIEIPAFDNQDVAPPFGAAPGGQENNQADDIMKQLQGK